DNA from Brassica napus cultivar Da-Ae chromosome C4, Da-Ae, whole genome shotgun sequence:
ATGCGCACATGCGTATGTTTTGCGCAACTGTGAATATTTCCGACCATATGAAAGGTAAAATCTTTAGTTTCAGTTAAAAAAGTACTTGAGTAGtgaataatattgtaaaaacatatTCATTGCtgtgtaaatattttttctttttggttttaggTTATTTGAAGAACAAATTCGTTTTCAATATCCAGAACTCTCTGAAGAAGATATTTCAAGCAAATGCGATGAAGAATTTCCTACATGGATTAGAGATTTTGTATGTGTATATACTTAACCTTTATAggtagaaatatatatatatatatatttattcgtAATTTTTAATAATGCAGGTTGCTTCAACAATCAACTCTAGTGGCGCTGAATCTTTTCCTATATGGGTTCAAGATTTGGTTCAAGGTCCTCTGAATAAGGCATCAACTTGGCCCATCTATTTCACAAGAGGCTATTTGTCTAGTCTATTAACATGTATGTTTATGTAAGATAATAGATTGTGTtgaacttattatttatgtataattatCGTTTCCAACTATTTCGTAACCCGGAGTCACAAATCAGTGACAAATTTTCAGACATTAAAACATTTGTGACTTATTTACAACTCATTTAATTAAGGTAGTCGCAAATTAGTTACGGATAgtactaatattaaaatttacgTTAATTAGATTGATCATATGCACTTAGTAAACTAAAAAacgaaaacaataaatataatttgaatcaatttgaataatactatttttatgtaatgTCTCATGGTttagtaaatataaaacaaattgcTTTTGCGATATATGGTTAAGTGCAACTAATTTGACACTAATTTGTGAACAAGCGTGGTAGTTTAGTTATAAAACGGGGCTTATACAGTTGCTTTGTAACATATTTGCAACtacaaaatttattgttattgCTCTATAGTTGCAAAGTTTTTACTCTAATAGTCcaataaaccaaataaaatctatattgcaaatattataatatgttACATCTGTTTCTtaaaaaggctccaaaataatagcaaaatatttttcttaatattatagtttattttacaTAAGAAAACCAACCATAATTCATTAGAAAGGCTCCAAAATAATAggatatttattataatttgttACTAATTTGCAACTAGTTGTTAGAAGTTGTTGCTCTTTGGTCTCACAAATTTGGCTCCAAAAAATTATCCCTAAATTTTGGCTAATTTACATTAACCCGCCTAATGTTTAGAGAGTAAATATTTTACCCACCCTAGTACGACTACGtttaatacatttatattaagaAACCCTTAATCAACGCCCCTTTCTTCTAACCTAATCTCTACTCACACAAAGGTCACGATGTCTGGAATTGGTAGATCAGTGAAAGGTCGCAGTGGTGGTCGTGGTGCGAGTCACGGTGGTGGTCGTGGTGCCACTCGTGGTGGGAGTCAAGCTGCTGGCGTTTGTAGCTCTTCCGGAAGAATTTACTTCGCCTCGAACCCTAGCACTTCTAATTTCAGAGACTCGGTGTCTGCTCCGGAGAATTCACCGCCGTCAGAGACTCTGCGTCAGTCCCCACCCGTGTCTGCTTCTTCACCGACTCGTGATGGTTCTTCTTCCCCGACGGAACAGCACCCGCATCAAACTCAAAACCCACATTCTCCTCCCCCTCAAAATTCGATGACTTTGGATGACCTGCTTGCAATTCCTGGACGTGAAAATCATCTTCCAGTCTTATCTCTAGTTCCAAAAGAGGGAAGTACTTGGTAAAGGATCTCACTTTATACATtgagtttggtttgtgtttgtgtttgatttCATTTGGTTCACCTTAGaatttcatttgttttctttttttttgctttggtcTCATATCCATAGTTGAATTTCCTCTGTTtatatttgattgtttgatcatAGATTCAAAGTTACGTTACACGTTTTTTTGAACATGttccatatttatttttggttcttCTCTGTGTTAGTAACACTTCTGTGAACACGTGTTTACTTTGGTTTCTTACATTTAGGTATTTGTCTTTGATGTTTCTGTTTTGAACAATTGGATTTGAGTTATGGTTTTGTTCCTTTCATTTTGTTGTTCTATCTGTTGTTAACTTTGCTTCAATGCCCTATCTTTAGTTCTTCTCTCACTTTATGGTTTCTATGCCTTTTAATTGTCAGATTGTAAAGAAATCTTGTTTATATTTGCATTcttctcttatatttttatttctttgaatTTATAGCAAACGTTTTTTTACTTGTAACCACTTCTTCTTTTCATCTTCAAGGTTTGATCGTGATGGTGGGAAGCTGACTCGAAAAATCTCAAAGCTCTTGAAAGCTAAGTTTGATGATGCGTATTACTGCTGGACAGTAACGCCTCCTGACATCCAACGTCGCTATTTTGAAGACTTTGCggtattaatttattaacatatttttatgtcAGATTTGCTTACTACTTACAAACAAGGACACCACTGGGATCGCTCGATCACCACACTTGTACGAGATGAGTTTGAAATCATCTGTCTTAATCGGATGAAAGGAATGGTGTGTCAAGCAAAGAGGAAAGGCATACGACCAGCTTGGATTGGAGATACATTGTGGAAAAAAATGTGCGCTTACTGGGCCACTGATGCAGCCAAGAAAAAGAGTGAAACCGCATCAAACAGTAGGAACTCTGACCGTGGTGGACTTGGGCCATTCAAGCACTTCGCAGGACAAATGTCCTTCTTACGTATTCAGCAAAATATGGTAACATACATGAACAATAACATTGTAAATTATAAGGTTTCATATTTTTCTGTTTCAAGTTCATTTTATAATTGTAGGAACCAGAATTGGGCAGATCTGTCAGTATTGGAGAAGTGTTTTTAAAGACTCATACTAAGGCTGATGGGACATTTAGTGATCTGAAGGCTGAGCAGATCGCCCAAGCTTATGAAAAGAAATTAGATGAGAAGATGTCCCAGGTTGAACAAGACGTGTGTGTGAATGGTGGTGATAGTTCTTACATTCCTGAGCTTTCACCAACTGAAATGAATGAGATCTTTCTTGAGGTAAACCATATAAACCATTgtaaagtttttaataaagttttGTTAGCTATTAATAAGTGAAAGATTTCATTATTTTCAGACTACTACTTTGGATATGAGAGGACATGAGTATGGACTTGGTAGCCTTCTTCCACTATATGGcaacaaaaagagaaaaggaGGTCCTGGAACTTCAACTTCTTCTGCATTTGCACACTTGCAACAACAACTTGAAGCTTCTCAACGTCTAATTGAAGAGCAAGCAGCGGCAAATACTCGACGTGATGCTGAAACCGCAGCAGCCAATGCTCGACGTGATGCTGAAACAGCAGCTCGAGATGCAGAGCATCAAAGCCAGATCAATACTTTGAAGATGCTGCTCACCTATATGCAAGGTAAAGACCCATCATTCTCGGAGTTTATGATCGCAGCGTCTGCATCTGCGACAACTACTCCTATGCCATAAGTAGTTAATAAGTTCTTTTTTGGTTGGCAAAGATAAGTAGtttatgatttctttttttggttgGCAAAGATAAGTAGtttatgatttctttttttggttgCCAATGATAAGTAGTTCATAACTCCTTTTTGGGTTGGCAAAGATAAGTAGTTGCCATttgtataaaacaaaaatcttaagtattttgtattttaaagtttaaGGAATTCAATGGATGTTCCAAAATTAGTATCAAAACTAGATTTTATTAATATTCTACTTTCAGATTATAATTTAGCaactaaatatacaaataatgtTGTTACAAATCAGTCAGCATAATCCCAACTATATTGCCACAACATTACAAATAATATAGTTGCAAATCAGTCATTATATTTTGTGACAATTTTGCAACTCTCAAAAGGGTGTAGTTGCAAATCAGTCGCTCTACTTATAACAATGCAGTTGCAAAATAGTCACTATATTTTGTGACTTAATTGAGACTACCTAATATTATACAGTTGCTTATATGTTACTAATATTTGTGACTAAATTAGGACTGCATTAACCAAAGTAGTAGCTAATTAGCGATAAACATTTTGTGAAATAAATTAGTTGCTAATTGGTAacaacaatataaatatttgcaaCCTTTTTTCGAGTTGTGGTATAGTGGCTAATGTACCACTAAGTTTCGTAGTTGCAAATTAGTTGCAAATTATCAACGGATTTGCAACCATTTCTATTTGCGACGAAGCTTTTCTAACCGTACAAGGTAGTTACAAATGAGTTACGAAATTCTTATTTACAACCATTTAGTGACTAATATTGTAGTTGCAAACtcaatgttttcttgtagtgtaggaAATACGGTAGGCGTAACGCGTGCGGCCGGTCCGGGCCTAGCGAGTTGAgagaaaatcggggattaagcGGAGATTAATTTTGTACAGTTTTACATATATATCTGTTATATGTAAGATAAGTATAAAAATGCGGAGTGGTTAAGTGGCTTTTGCTCACTTATTCCAACTAGACTTCTCGGGTTCGAAGCTCAgatcatgttttctttttgtttatttactcGTTTTGTCTTTAGTGTGCATTAAAAGACCATCTTGTCGCCATCTTCTTTCTCACTTCGTAGATCTGAAAATATGCATTTCGTCTCAGACATATTTTTCAAGATAATGGCATGTTTTTACTGGTTTTCTTTAAGTTTTCACTCACTAATAACATAGCTTGAACTCAACATATGATTTTCAAACCAAATTATACAAGTTTTCTGAAACTCAAACAACCGGATTTCTTTAATAACTCGCCGACGTTTGCAATAAAGCGGTTAACTCGGACTTTACTCGCTCGTCCGCGTTACACCTCCGAACAACCTCAATTCACCACGGCGTGCTTCCGGTTTGCGCAAACGCGGCCGCGTACTCGGCAACTCGCCCGAGTTTTAGAACAAGGGTTAGGGGTTACCTTGTCAGTTAGTTGGTAACTTTGTACTATTTGGAAGTTATTGGGAGTTTAATCGAATATACATCAGTAGATGAccaaaaaagaatattattatatgtatgagtttttatttctaaatactaatatattttaattgttttatgaaaaaaagtttGTCAACTacatcaaatataatataatatggtCGAAAACATTCCAGGTATGAAAATATGTCAACAGCACCACTAACTTTATGTTAATCCATATCACATGtacaaagttaaaaataatatggtAAGAACAACGTAATtaggtttaattgatttttacaCTAGTTACTGGGGCCTGTCCGTAATTTATTAAACTTGGGGAAAAAATAGATCGgaggaaaaatataaaatcaattttagaaTCTGTCATTGGAGAAATTCGTGTGTGACACTGTGATTTCGGAGGATTCAGTTGCAGGAAGAGGGTTCATCATCAGGAAAACATTGTTGAGATGTAAGAGTCATCATCATATCACTCACCCAAAGTCATACGAAGACATAAGACGCTTTATGCAAAGCTTGGAGACATTCTTTGGCACGAACTGTAGGGGGGATTTTAAAAAGTAAGTATAGGTTTTTTCACCTCTGTTCTTAAGTGTAGGTTTGTCACTCAGTTCTCAGTTCTTGTCCTTAGTTTCTGGTTGGAT
Protein-coding regions in this window:
- the LOC125585109 gene encoding uncharacterized protein LOC125585109 encodes the protein MSGIGRSVKGRSGGRGASHGGGRGATRGGSQAAGVCSSSGRIYFASNPSTSNFRDSVSAPENSPPSETLRQSPPVSASSPTRDGSSSPTEQHPHQTQNPHSPPPQNSMTLDDLLAIPGRENHLPVLSLVPKEGSTWFDRDGGKLTRKISKLLKAKFDDAYYCWTVTPPDIQRRYFEDFAQGHHWDRSITTLVRDEFEIICLNRMKGMVCQAKRKGIRPAWIGDTLWKKMCAYWATDAAKKKSETASNSRNSDRGGLGPFKHFAGQMSFLRIQQNMEPELGRSVSIGEVFLKTHTKADGTFSDLKAEQIAQAYEKKLDEKMSQVEQDVCVNGGDSSYIPELSPTEMNEIFLETTTLDMRGHEYGLGSLLPLYGNKKRKGGPGTSTSSAFAHLQQQLEASQRLIEEQAAANTRRDAETAAANARRDAETAARDAEHQSQINTLKMLLTYMQGKDPSFSEFMIAASASATTTPMP